Sequence from the Mercenaria mercenaria strain notata unplaced genomic scaffold, MADL_Memer_1 contig_4342, whole genome shotgun sequence genome:
TGGGCATATAGCCTCGCCATCCAGACATTTTAGATACtgtaataaaatcatatttttttaaaacaggttCACAAATATAACTAATATATATTATTAGTTATAAAGGTTTTTGACGGGATATACGGTGGGCATATAGCCTCGGGTTATATGAATCACAGTCAGGCTATATGCCCACCGTATATCCCGTCAAAAACCTTTATAACTAATAATATATATTAGTTATATTAGTGaacctgttttaaaaaaatatgattttattacaGTATCTAAAATGTCTGGATGTACTAGAACTAAAGAACTTTCATTAAACTTGGAAAAAGTTCACATTTTAAAGAATAGGATCAGTTAATTTGTGCTTAGTTTGTATCATTGTGGATTAAACTAACGAAAAGAAACGAAGAAGTCAATGACAAAGTTTACTATCGGCTACCTAAGAGGAAAATAGAGTCGTGTAAACTGACAAACATGGAACAGGTCACGTGTAGCAACAATAACTGCATATCCTATATGCAGGCTAGCCTACATTTATCTGTGACAAAACATTCTATTGTGATATCAAAATATTAACTTATGAGAACATTTCAAGCGAACGAATAGTCCATCATAACTGGGCCTATGGTGGACgagaaaaacaacaaattttttcAATATGTAAACTGGTAAAGAAACGAAAAACGACAACACAAAAGGAACAACTTCAGAACAGTTCTGGACCACACAGATTATCATGGCAATAACCTATTGTAGAAgtgtatgtatgtttttttcatgttttatactAAAGTTAATTAGCAAACTTGTGCCTGATGGCATCcttcatttgtttttcaatttaaattgaaGTTGATGGTGAGTCCATTGAAAACACAGTTGTTAAAACTTGGTGCATGGTTTCTAGTCATGGACGTCAAGTTTGATGTTGTGTTGACTTGGCCAGATGATGGCAGATTGTCGAAGTTGTCAAACAGCATGTCGACAATATCTGAAGGCAAATCTGAATCGTCCTGGTTTGCTGTAATTTGAAAAGTTATTTGCTGATAAAAATATGCAGCAAGTTAAATACATCTACAGTacatcaaaaattaattttagaatattgtaatactgtactggtatttttttttattcaatggcCAGCACCGTGATATATCtctgaaaaaaatcatatataagtACAGCTTCTTAGAAATTGTTTTGTGTTATGAAAATTGTGCAAAATCTTTGTAAATAGCTTTGGGTCATTCTAAATTTTCATATATTACTGTTTGATCAACAGTCACagcttaacaattttcaatttCCTTTGCCATTGCCTCTGTTGACGATTCAGGAAGCtgaaatgattttgatatatatacGGAAAAAACAATTGCCAATAATCCTAAGTCTGCTACCTTAAAACTAGTGTTTACAGGTAGTGTCGTCATCTAAAAATAGTGTAATTTACTGTAAATTTcgtgtaaatttatcaatattataataatattcattGAAGACATTGAAACATTCTCAATTCGTGTTAAAAGTTTTCACTCACATTTTGACTGGATGGTGCTGATGGCTCTTGACTGGTTCATAGGTAAATCTTCATTTGATCTAGAAGCTCCTGTGTCTGTAAATTAGAgggaataatttatttattagatTGAATAAACTTGACTTGTAAGCtgcttttttataattttataaaacattctaacatggctcggtttgatttgtagttaaacaaaaagaaagtcaagctctgtatattctgcaataaacaatggttgacgcaTGGACCGGTAAGAGTGAATGATCTCATCAAATTGTTCCCTGACGTGCGagacattactcctcgcgtaaatgaaatccatcttaatatttattaaaatacatcaatgagcatgtcagaatgaaaatagtcgaggccttcttgtgatttatcatctaatttaccacggttcatcgttcagaccTATGCTTCAGTATTGAACCGCTCGTGCTAACGTCCTCGTGGTTCATTTACAACGCATCTGAAcactgaaccgtggtaaatcagatgataaaccactcgaagcccttgattatttgttaaatagatTATAGAACGCTTAtgcttaaaaatcatttttaaacttaaatgaaaaaataaattatcaaaaaaaaatcaagatgaaAAAAAAGCCTTCACAGGTTTAGGTGATTAATCTATAATTAGCTACAGTACGTCCGGTAACCCTAAAACATAGCACCAAGGTATTTTTctgctaaatttttatttatatttatatttaaatattacgTATTTGAATTTTTAATTACTAAAAATACATTACTATTTGATGGTCCTTGGGTAGGTGCATAAAGTGATGGTCTGGCCACATAAGGTGATGGTGTCGCTGTATTCCTTACTCCCTCAAGTGCCGTTGCCACTAGTGGATGTTGGATTTGATGGGCTCCTATTAAATGAAAACTATAATagtaaaaaatgtattatatttataaGTGGTAgtttaaatgaagaaaaatgaCAATACAGTACTGAAAATTGgtcatttgttttttaaagtacaCTCATTGTACCGGAGTACATGTATTTCAGATGTTAAGTTTGAATATTTAAGCAGAGGATTAATATTCTAATAAGGTAAAAAAAACTATACAGATCAGTCCATAGTAAAATATTCACCGTGATATGGTGTTGTTGGTGCTAGGCGTGCATGGGGGGCTTGCAATGGCATCATATCTCTAAATAGACCTGTTGCTGCATGTGATAGTTGTGCTTGAGGGCCTGGCAACTCAAGTGTATTCCCATACTGAGATGGCCCTGGCATTAATGGTAGTCTTGTCTGAGGGGCTGGCAGTGCCAGCTGATCTCCTCCATTAATGGCATTTCTAATTGTGGCACCCATCAACTTCTTTTCTTCATCAGACACCCttgtatttgtaaattatatttaaaaaacaccaaaagaaaaatcatttcatttcttaaacattacAGTCACATTTCATAATTCTGAAGAAAACCTATTTAACGTGTAGTGTTATAAACTTCAACAAATCATACAGTTTCTGATAGACTAGCTCCtacactatgttttttttttcaattgtgaatgtagccagtctatatcctattcccaatattatgataatattataataagtatttaaaatagactggcatttgtcactattacagaaaataaaatctaaaaagtacAAAAGCCTAAATTTTATGACAAACTCTTTATTATCAGTAAAGTGGCTAAGCTTTTACATTACAAGAATGATATGCGTGCTGGTAAATTTGCAAgaaatttaatatgttttcaaGCTGGATGCCTCCAGATTTATGTCATTCTTCAAAATTTAGTGAAAAGCTTTCTTTTAGTAAATGAAATACAAAGAATGTTTTGAGTTTGTGCCATTTTAGAACTATAATCTACAACTGCActcatttgagccatgccatgagaaaaccaacatagtgggtttgcgaccagcatggatccagatcagcctgcgcatccgcacagtctggtcaggatccatgctggtcgctaatggtttctctaataacaatagtctttgaaatcgaacagcatggatcctgaccagactgcgcggatgcgcaggctgttctggatccatgctggtcgcaaacccactatgttggatttctcatggcacggctcatttagtcaGTAGACTGCCGTATGTAGAAAACTATCACTAGTATCAGCAGCCTTAGTTTGCTTTATGATAGAAGAGGTTTAGCTGTACTTTGTCGGATACacatttgatttatttcttttaatagggaatcgatcttaccgattttcgtcgcgaagcgacgaaaatcgggatcgaatcccactacggtaacatacgagggtatccaaacaacacatactatccaaaaaaaaaaatatggagttccggtttagaccaggGGCTGCGACACCCCGAAAATTTCGGGATATCAGctttctttaaatgtaaaaaagccccgtcagatcagtaggcgaacgcaatatccgcacaataagatgctCCCCCCGAAAGAAATTCAAAGTAACTGAAAATTTTGTTGCCAAAGCAATCCCGGgaacgtgactacactgataaaattttgtgtacaaacatgcttaaattccaactgagacatTTTAAAAgggcgacattttgaacattttttttttagaggAATGATACACTTAAACCTGCGccgacattttaaaattttgaggAAACAAAGACATTCTCCAACGATTTCTTTCCCGGGGAATGAGAAAAAAatttcacctttgtgtcgctttcagacgtttttaattcctttccgtttttagttttttttaaacttctctGTTACAACccaattgaatttttaaaattaaaaaccgTGTTTTTACTTGGCAGGCATGACTGTTTAAAtggaattatttatttttaaaggacggcactccagtacagAGGCATGGTTGGGCCTTTGACAATTTTAGAAACGTGATAACAACTtccttgtaaaaaaaaattaaaaaaacacccCACCCTAAAAGaaagaaattccttattttttactttttatttaaatcatCTTTTTGAAATggccttttacatttttatttttaaggctCACAGTTTTAACCAGcttgcaaaatttcaattttttaaatccGTAGCCCTTTTTGGCTACGATGGGAAATTTTTTCCAAGCCCGACAATAGCCCCTAAAAAGAACCCCTCGAGTAGACcgattttcattttatattttacttgtctacctagaggagcggatatcgacaagtcaaaaaaatataacaattcaaCTCTTAGTCAATTTTGACACCCGACACAATTTCCACCCCGAACTTTAAAAcccctttaaaataaaaaatttaaatttttgcaccataaaacattttaacataacgCCCGTTTTTTGGATGGGCACTTCAAATTATGCACTCAGATTTGGACAATTTGCAAGATAAAtacgagtgctgaatacacatttacccACACACTGTAGCATAATTTAAGTCTCCCCACTGCAGGACTTGTAAGGTGTTTGTATTCACCAATTTAGCGTGTGGTTACATTTTTGACACTTCTTTTTTATTGTCAACAGGGagagtgaaaaaaaaaccacaacaatTAAATAAGCATTCCTCAGTCGGACATCGTGATCCTTTTTAGTGTTTTTAAATGAGACATATAAATCACCATTTTacgatttttttaaattagaaatgattttaaaataaatttataaaaattttattacCTGGTTGGGGATTGACCTGGGaaaaaatcggtagcccgagttAAAATTTTGGGTAGCCACAGCTGTCCGACTACCGCAATTTTCGAACACTGACACAGTGTTTAAGTTGATTTATATTCTCCCGAAACTGTGGGGCCTAAATATTGGGAAGGGGATCggcttataaaaaaaaaataaaatttttaaacagctTAAAACTTTGCCCAGGGGCCGACAAAAAAACCAGGgcctttttttcataaattttgggaACCCCCAAAACCCAAAGGGAAATTTGGGGAAAAGCCCGAAAATTGCTTAAttgggaaaatttgaaaatttaccaaaacataaaaaattgtttttttgtgaaatattaaaaaattacatttcagtaatttcaacaaaatttaaaatttttttaccaaaatacataCAAacgaaaaactattttaaaaacacaaaaccccaaaaaatttataatcatttgggaattttaaattaaactttgggaaaaaaacatactttttttgcattgggattacctccttttacaggGGTAGATTTAAgggggaaaaaacccaaaaactaactttttttgaaaaagtaaagattttttcttcaaacttggttcatctgttcaaagacacaaattgaaataaaaaaacttggtGCCttaatttttggtaaaatatttccccttttcaatttttagacGCTAATTTTtgaacccaaaaaaaaattatgttttaaatgttttacattagCTATGGCGTTTGTTTCGTTTTTTCCCATACCTTTGACACCTGCAAATTGTCACAGTCGGATAGCTTTTGATAAGCAAAACTTGGCGCAGAATGAAATTTCCCTGGGtcttttctttaatatatgtaatactttttactGTCCACTAAAaaccactttttaaaaaaatttttcttattGATacaccacattttaaaataaagtctaTCTGACCCTAACAATTTTGTTAATTACAAAATACAGCCCTAatctggagttctgaagcatgctcgataatttggtcagaattatgggGGAAAGAATTCAACTTTCCATaatcaaagtttaaattttagtCAAACCATAACATGCAAAGATGTaattatttttcacaaatcacagggtcaaatttggccgctaaatgcaagtcaatttCAGGGAAATGCAAGTTAAGATCAaattttcacacaatttattttgcaaatacaaacatttatcaaaattttttcgtttttttttaatgtttgtgatTCGCTTTCTTTTggggataacagaaaacacaacattttttttggttaaaaatttttttgaagggATTAcgatttataaaaaaagtaagGTCAATCTATAATTAAATCAGAATGCAGGCACAaaaattcgtacatgtatacagttaaatcctatttaaaatttttagtaCAAAATTTGCCTTGCCGTTTTCATCAGTAGTTAAGTACCCATCATGAGCTTCcgatttttttaaagggtttatttTGAGTTATAATGAACAAAATTGACCCAAAgggaaaaccgtgcaaacaattTTGAGTTCAAAacatgattttttaggatattcaaTTCAAATTGAAAGTCAAATTTTGCAATAGatttcaacaagaaacaaaaaaaaagctacatgctacaatttttattttgggcccaaaaaatttaaactgaagccccaaattttattttttggccCCAAAGCATTCATTTCCTTTCCCCAAAGGAACCCCCCATCGACAGTCcccaaaatagagaatattttgGGGGAAGAGCAGACCAGTTGTTTTAAAGTTCAAAATTCAGCTTAATTCGGCAGTGAAAGGGTGTCAGGCGGGAAAATTTTCTACGGGTTGCCAAAGGGTTAGTTGAAATctaattttgtacactgcacacataccaaatacgtttaaagttatacgtttatgaaCATGACCATCAGCCCAATAAGCTTTTGTCACTGCTGTGTTCATAAAAaaatgaggaaggcagaacagatttTTCTAGCTGCTTTaccgtcttttttttttttaatgataccGAGCAAAGCAAAGCTAGACCCCCAAAGTCAAAAGGTACCGGAATCACGGGGAAAAAGTAATTTGGCTTTCTGGCGGTCATCGTGTAAAAAAACCCTCCtaaggactttttttttttcaaaacgaaatttttAAACCGcttttattttcgtttcattatttttttgacaaatttgcacgttttttttcttaaaaaaagttttatttaaaaaaattttttttcccccgcCAGCCAATGaaataattggggtcatttattggcataaaattttgaaaaactgcaaaaaggaATTAGCTTTAAAacctttgaaatttaaaaacagcGGGTTTCCATTCTTCTTAATTTGCTcccttttcacttttttcaggACCTTGGCTATTATAcgagtattgttgtactgctccaaagtgctttTTTGCAACTGAAACCACTTGTTTGCGGCTCAAAAGGGTTTTTCTATCATtctgtttctttatatatattgGGGCAGCGGGGGAACAtttttcaatcattcaaaaagtatatatactgtaaaaaatttagatttgttGAAAAATTTTTGCGATTATCGGCTAAATCAAATCCCAAAGGGAACATTAGGCTAAAAAAAATTGTCGTTTCCTGTACcgacccccaaaaattttttgggcCCGGGCCCTAAAGGACGGTGGGTCCGTCGGCCTTTGTCttgagaacattttttaaaattttttgaaaaaagttcaaaactcacttttaagttttaaaaacaggACATGATGAAAAATCAACTTACGATCCTAAGGCTAACCCCccaaaattgtattcattttttgaaaacaaaaaaattttccaaaaggtccccaaaaataattcaaaaaacccaaaaaaaagttttccgacctacctaccctaatttatttttgcatgttaccgggaaaaaaatttctttttgacCTTAGTAAAGacccattttatttttttgatgataaagcatttctggacaaaaccataaaatttaatacatgaaaacaaaaaacaattattaGCTCAATCACCTGTCACAGGTGACAACATAGTTTAGTCGTCATGTCCAACAATTGAAAAAACTTTTTCAGAACCTCTGGGCagattacaccaaacttcacaaatgatctttgggtggtcccctttttaaaaaaacccaaaaatttaaatttccctatAGAACTGACCGGAAAGAAAAACTTGAAATGATTTCTTTCAGAAATTGTAGCCGCAGGGCTTTTAACCTTAATCAAGGGCCCGTATTTGGGGCCCCTtccaacccaaaaaaaatttcttttttcccaaCAACCCAAAAAAAAGGGCCCcttcccaaaaatcacatcacAAATGGTTAATTTGTGACCAAGGAAGTGGTTTTCAATATTGATTTTTAGCCCCCCTGTCCCCAAAAGGGCAAGGGAGCTTTTGTGATACGCGGCGCCGTCTCCGCCGTGCATTGATAAACTTTTGGGCCACTCTAtagtcacatttttcaagggggtctttatgaaagttggttaggggctctttttatcaatttacaatattttgattttttttgttttacagttCACTTCGaggcaggcagctacaaaatgggaAGTCAACAAATCCCGTATACtttaaaagcaagaaaaaacaccaaaaaataaaaaacagaagaacaaggaacttaaaaaaaaaacttttaaggataggaatttaggatttttttagaaactaaatttattttgaaagagcAGGTTTACAAAACtttgttactttaagagataatgtattttcacatttgggtttttttattgtcgagcccgctttcGGAAACGAAGACAAGTTTCCAAATGTCTATTTGGCAAAAGTCGTGCTGCGTCCGTCCCCCAATTTTTTTTGTCCGACCATAATTTGGACATCATGGACAATCTTTTTAATAGTATGAAAATAACCTCATGAACAATGCATCGCAAGCCCCAGTTTTCCCATCTCAAAGGGCAAGATCCACAACATCAAAGTCAAATTCAAAAAACTtccgagcatttcttcttcatcatggggggggattttgatgtaacttggcaaacattgtttaccatcatggGGAGTTaaaagcgcaagaaccaggtcccccAGGGGCCCAAGGCAAGGGCACATTAGAGCAAAGGATTCAAGAAaaacaactttgtctggagcatttctctTCAGCATGGggactttgaaatttaaattgggacaaatgttcaccaccatgtgacggagtgtccaTAGGGAAAACCAGGTCCCAAGGGCTAAGGGGAAGGTCACACTAGGgtcaaaaatcaatcaaaaaagaCTTTGTCTGGGGCATTTCTTTTGATGCTAAGGTTTTATGTAACTTTGGCACAAGATCACATCACGACGGAATTATGCAAAAGACCTAAATTtctttccctttgttgttacataaaagcttaaaattttaacttttttattacggCGGAGGGAAAAATCAAAACACTTTTTTGTAGACAACAGCAgaacatccaatttttaggttaTTTTGACCTATCCGCTGGCGGGTTTTTTtgggattaatttttttttttttttattttttttttttaaattttttttttttaaattttttttaaatttaaaagttcctttgttttacaaaaaaaacatatttaaatttttgcaatctcttttttttgGATAAAGTTTGCCTCAAGAACAAGGGGTGTCTCACAACCCCATcctttgacagctggcgggcttgacaatTGCCCTGGGTATCTAGTTCCATAtttttctggaaattttaaaaaagaatgttcTTTTTTACCCCCCGTAGTAAAGTTTCTTTCTCAGTAGGTTTTCAGGCTTTTCCAGGGGAAACTCATAAAACTTTccgctttaaatatttttttgtacatAGTTACGTTCAAGTCACTttggtgtcagtaggtcaaaggtcaagaaacttgcaaacgctttggccGGGATCAtacttttgtaacacaggtgaacatgataaaatacaggtttttttttaattgaggtcaatagatcaaaggcaGGGGCACAGTGACCTTAACAGTTGGGcctttccgaatgataactttaACCTTGAGCCTAGGATATAAAGTTTGGGACCCAGGTGTCACATTTATGAAATACGgcaagtttttaatttttgggtCATAGTCAAgcacaataaggcaaaacagtgaaatgtttttcagttatAACTTAGAAATGTTGCCagggaaaaaaattgtttggagGTTGATTATACCACAGGTGACCCCAAGATTTGAGTCATAGGTCACAGGCAAGGGCACACtgaccccttttttttaaaagatgcaAGGAGGGGACTGGGGTCTTCCCCACCATAAAAaaatggaaagtcgccatataccAACCTTTCTGTATGTTAagtcaacaaaaaaaataactgtctttaaaacgtttttttgGGCAATAACTTCAGGAGCTTTGGGgggagaaaaacaaaatttagtacaaggttttttctttaCCATATTACCTGTAAATTGATTTAGATTTCCAAAGGGCAggaacccggaacatttaaaccttttccatacaacaacttgagaacactttttTGGAGGATCATAAACTATAGAAATTTAATTTGAGGGCATTTTCAAGTCAAGAAAAGCTGCTTTGAATTTGGGTTAGTTCTGTGTAAGGGCCCTATTGTAGATATAATTTGTCCACTCCTGTGACACCTCTACGTTACTCaccgagcacaaagtgctcaatgaCTTTTGTGATCGCCCCTGTGTCCGCCGTCCCGcaacaatttgacttttttaACACTCTAAAGGGCACAATTTGACCTAAATTTTTGAAACTTGCAGAATTTTACCCCAAAAAAACTTGGAcacatttgatattgggttatcttttatcaaaaaatagggcaccaagtcaaatcaaagggaaaacttTTTAACAAAGGGAGAGGCACATTTAAGGCTATATCTCAtgcagaatgttaatcttatgaCTCAAGGTCCAATTTTAAACTGGGGTTTTGAGGGTCAAAAAAAGGGCACTATCAAAACCAaaggaaaaactatttaaaaacccctagaagccaaatttatgaccattcttaatcaaaagaaaatttcaaaattttttaaactgaaaaaatcTTAGCCAagtttaaaaatagtttcatgGGGATAAAAATTTGTCACTGGGCAAATCAAAGAACAGCTCGTTAACACTCCcgaggccacatttaaaaaaatgcatcttTATAAACCCCACCAAAAAgtttaacttgatgatctttcagtcaaAATTTAAACGGGGGGGATGggcaaaaactagggcaccaaatcaaaacaaagaaaaacagttAACTCTTTAGACACATTTAGATCAAACTTAATGTAACTTGTCAGAATTTGATCTTGAACTTTAGTCAATAT
This genomic interval carries:
- the LOC128553805 gene encoding uncharacterized protein LOC128553805, whose protein sequence is VSDEEKKLMGATIRNAINGGDQLALPAPQTRLPLMPGPSQYGNTLELPGPQAQLSHAATGLFRDMMPLQAPHARLAPTTPYHGAHQIQHPLVATALEGVRNTATPSPYVARPSLYAPTQGPSNNTGASRSNEDLPMNQSRAISTIQSKSNQDDSDLPSDIVDMLFDNFDNLPSSGQVNTTSNLTSMTRNHAPSFNNCVFNGLTINFNLN